The Palleronia sp. THAF1 genome window below encodes:
- a CDS encoding shikimate dehydrogenase family protein: protein MTVQLHLGLIGDHITQSKAPRLHRLAGQQTGVDVRYDSLIPADLGQDFEAVFAACETGGFRGINVTYPYKERAAAMVRIDDPLVRSMGAVNTVIFGPGGPQGHNTDHTGFKAAYARQRGAAVPGPVLLIGAGGVGRAIAFALISLGARDIRLADSDPDRAERLARDMSNAASGLRLSAGAVAEDMADGAEGVINCTPLGMDGDGRTPLEPSAMANAGWAFDSVYTPRDTPFLKHAARAGLMAMSGWDLFFYQGVHAWAHFCDRPLDEARLLRDLLAKEPT from the coding sequence ATGACCGTGCAACTTCACCTTGGCCTGATCGGGGATCACATCACCCAGTCGAAGGCGCCGCGCCTGCACCGGCTTGCAGGACAGCAGACCGGCGTGGACGTGCGTTACGACAGTCTTATCCCCGCCGATCTGGGCCAAGACTTCGAGGCGGTATTCGCGGCCTGCGAGACGGGAGGCTTCCGCGGGATCAACGTGACGTACCCTTATAAAGAGCGCGCCGCCGCGATGGTGCGGATCGACGATCCGCTCGTTCGCTCCATGGGTGCCGTCAACACCGTGATTTTCGGACCGGGTGGCCCGCAGGGGCACAACACCGATCACACCGGGTTCAAGGCCGCCTACGCGCGTCAGCGTGGCGCTGCCGTTCCCGGCCCGGTCTTGCTGATCGGCGCGGGCGGTGTGGGTCGTGCGATTGCCTTCGCGCTGATCTCGTTGGGTGCGCGGGACATCCGGCTGGCCGACAGCGATCCCGACCGGGCCGAACGGCTTGCGCGCGACATGTCGAACGCGGCGTCCGGCCTGCGCCTGTCGGCGGGTGCGGTGGCCGAGGATATGGCAGACGGGGCGGAGGGTGTGATCAACTGCACGCCCCTTGGGATGGACGGCGACGGGCGCACCCCGCTCGAGCCCAGCGCTATGGCCAATGCAGGCTGGGCCTTCGACTCTGTCTACACGCCCCGCGACACGCCGTTTCTGAAGCATGCCGCGCGGGCTGGGCTGATGGCGATGTCCGGCTGGGACCTTTTCTTCTATCAGGGGGTCCACGCATGGGCGCATTTCTGCGACCGTCCCTTGGACGAGGCTCGCCTGCTGCGGGACCTATTGGCGAAGGAGCCGACATGA
- a CDS encoding citryl-CoA lyase, which produces MSDVSDWWRTSIIDMEPGRIALRGTPIEEIIGAMSFAETIWFLVMGNRIEGSRAALFEAALVAAVDHGPQAPSIAAARMAATCGIGLQSSMATGLNMLGDVHGGAGEQAIALFDACAGLEGDAMSAALDSWRAEYGKYLPGFGHRFHKPVDPRAPRLLALVDEAAAQGAVGGTLAATARAIGAHLQRERGAPLSLNIDGATAVIYGELGCPGPLARGFFGLSRSVGILAHAWEQTEQGGRNKGPTPPSYRWTHDPT; this is translated from the coding sequence ATGAGCGACGTTTCCGACTGGTGGCGCACCTCTATCATCGACATGGAGCCGGGCCGCATCGCCCTGCGCGGCACGCCTATCGAAGAGATCATCGGCGCGATGAGCTTCGCCGAAACGATCTGGTTTCTCGTCATGGGCAACCGCATCGAGGGCTCCCGTGCCGCGCTGTTCGAGGCCGCGCTTGTGGCCGCGGTGGATCACGGCCCGCAAGCACCCTCTATCGCGGCGGCGCGGATGGCGGCGACCTGCGGGATTGGGCTGCAATCGTCGATGGCAACGGGTCTGAACATGCTGGGCGATGTGCACGGAGGGGCCGGGGAACAGGCCATCGCGCTGTTCGATGCCTGTGCCGGCCTGGAAGGCGACGCGATGTCCGCTGCGCTGGATAGCTGGCGCGCGGAGTATGGCAAATACCTGCCCGGCTTCGGCCACCGCTTTCACAAACCCGTCGATCCCCGCGCGCCGCGATTGCTCGCGCTGGTGGATGAAGCGGCGGCACAGGGCGCTGTTGGCGGCACGTTGGCCGCGACCGCTCGGGCCATTGGGGCGCATCTGCAACGCGAACGGGGCGCGCCCTTGTCCCTGAACATCGACGGCGCGACAGCCGTGATCTACGGCGAACTCGGCTGCCCCGGCCCGTTGGCGCGCGGGTTCTTCGGGCTGTCGCGCAGCGTCGGCATCCTGGCCCACGCGTGGGAGCAGACCGAACAGGGCGGGCGCAACAAGGGCCCCACGCCGCCTAGCTACCGCTGGACCCACGACCCGACTTGA